Proteins encoded in a region of the Clostridium cagae genome:
- a CDS encoding DUF951 domain-containing protein, with protein MIETFELGEIVKMKKQHPCGSYEFEIIRLGADIKIKCTGCGRIIMLPRSKFQTRAKKVKKTED; from the coding sequence ATGATAGAAACATTTGAACTTGGTGAAATAGTAAAAATGAAAAAACAACACCCATGTGGTTCATATGAGTTTGAAATTATCAGGTTAGGAGCAGATATAAAAATAAAATGTACAGGATGCGGTAGAATAATAATGCTTCCTAGAAGTAAATTTCAAACAAGAGCAAAAAAGGTAAAAAAAACTGAAGATTAG
- the rpsF gene encoding 30S ribosomal protein S6 — translation MRKYETIFIQHPSFDEETVKTNIEKFKGVIENGGGTIENVDFWGKRKLAYEISKVSDGYYTLVSFNAGPELPKELDRVFRITDGIIRHIIVKEEV, via the coding sequence ATGAGAAAGTATGAAACTATATTTATACAACATCCATCATTCGATGAAGAAACTGTAAAAACAAACATCGAAAAGTTTAAAGGTGTTATAGAAAATGGTGGAGGAACAATCGAAAATGTTGATTTTTGGGGTAAGAGAAAACTTGCTTATGAAATATCAAAGGTTAGCGATGGTTACTACACTTTAGTTAGCTTTAATGCTGGTCCTGAATTACCAAAAGAATTAGATAGAGTATTCAGAATTACTGATGGTATAATCAGACATATCATTGTTAAAGAAGAAGTTTAA
- the rpsR gene encoding 30S ribosomal protein S18 has product MSREDNRRSGGRARRSKRKVCAFCVDKADSIDYKDINKLRKYVTERGKILPRRISGTCAKHQRQLTDAIKRARNIALLPFTTE; this is encoded by the coding sequence ATGAGCAGAGAAGATAATAGAAGATCTGGCGGAAGAGCTAGAAGATCTAAAAGAAAAGTTTGTGCTTTTTGTGTAGATAAAGCTGATTCTATCGATTATAAAGATATAAACAAGTTAAGAAAGTATGTTACTGAAAGAGGTAAGATACTTCCAAGAAGAATTTCTGGAACTTGTGCTAAGCATCAAAGACAATTAACAGATGCTATTAAGAGAGCAAGAAACATAGCTTTATTACCATTCACAACTGAATAG
- a CDS encoding single-stranded DNA-binding protein codes for MNKVVLIGRLTKDPELRFTPGAGTAVTTLTLAVDKYNSKSGQKEADFVPVVVWGKQAESTANYMSKGSQMAISGRIQTRNYEAKDGTKRYVTEVVATEVQFLSKSNASGNVGTNYGNNTEYSSSNNPFDGMNFEEDITPVDDGDMPF; via the coding sequence ATGAACAAAGTAGTTTTAATCGGAAGATTGACGAAAGATCCAGAACTAAGATTTACTCCTGGAGCTGGAACAGCAGTAACTACCTTAACATTAGCAGTTGATAAGTATAATTCTAAATCTGGTCAAAAAGAAGCGGACTTTGTACCTGTAGTTGTATGGGGCAAACAAGCTGAAAGTACTGCGAATTACATGAGTAAGGGTAGCCAAATGGCTATAAGTGGTAGAATTCAAACCAGAAATTATGAAGCAAAAGATGGAACAAAGAGATATGTTACAGAAGTAGTTGCTACAGAAGTTCAATTTTTAAGTAAATCAAATGCTTCAGGAAATGTTGGTACTAATTATGGTAACAACACTGAATATTCATCATCAAATAATCCATTTGATGGTATGAACTTTGAAGAAGACATAACTCCAGTAGATGATGGAGATATGCCATTCTAA